From a single Mycolicibacterium moriokaense genomic region:
- a CDS encoding flavin reductase family protein — protein sequence MTVTADSYRAAMRRHPAGVAVITMMADTGPVGFTATSLTSLSLDPPLVCFNITHTSSSIAALRRADTVLVHILGEHQCETARRFSRSAEHRFAEAGSWSLLSTGEPLLAGTLTWMRLSVQQLIPAGDSTLVIGGVLHVQCDSHDGSTPPPLIYHDGTFLRTMPLVDAG from the coding sequence ATGACCGTGACCGCCGACTCCTACCGGGCGGCCATGCGTCGGCATCCCGCCGGCGTCGCCGTCATCACTATGATGGCCGACACCGGTCCGGTCGGATTCACGGCGACATCACTGACATCGCTGTCGCTCGACCCACCGCTGGTGTGTTTCAACATCACCCATACCTCGTCGAGCATCGCTGCGCTGCGCCGAGCCGACACGGTGCTGGTGCACATCCTCGGCGAGCACCAATGCGAGACAGCACGGCGGTTTTCCCGCAGCGCAGAACACAGATTCGCCGAGGCCGGGTCCTGGTCGTTGCTCAGCACGGGCGAACCATTGCTGGCCGGGACTTTGACATGGATGAGACTCAGTGTGCAACAACTGATTCCGGCCGGTGACTCCACCCTGGTGATCGGCGGAGTATTACATGTGCAGTGCGACAGCCACGACGGCAGTACTCCGCCTCCGCTGATTTACCACGACGGGACGTTCCTACGGACTATGCCCCTGGTCGACGCGGGATGA
- a CDS encoding aldehyde dehydrogenase family protein: MTNHYSLYIDGKWIDTDENYQIRSPATEELVATVSKGEVGHVDAAVSAAQGTFDEGTWRNTPPKERAELIKTVAERLAARTDELAALQSRENGATIRITGALHVGLSAAQLQYVAAITEGYPWETEGPAIEPVPANGLVVRQPIGVVAAIVPWNIPLLTTVWKIGPALAAGNSVVLKPDEHAPILPIELAREFDAAGLPPGVLNVVTGDGEPVGAHLAGHPGVRKVAFTGSTAVGKSILRQSADTIRRVTLELGGKGANIILDDADIDMAVDGALFACMANNGEACEAGTRLLIPAERRDEIVDKLIARGSTLRLGDPLHPATHVGPIISAHQRDRIVEYVRNAAAEGATVALGGSVPTGSGFDKGYWFEPTILVDVTNDMRIAREEVFGPVLTVLTYNSEDHAVQIANDTNYGLSAGVWGSEQRALAIARRLDAGMVWVNNWHVIHPAYPFGGFKESGLGREGGPDAIDEYVEEKFISLDRSGGIENKAFAIVIDPAT, from the coding sequence GCCACGTCGACGCCGCGGTTTCTGCCGCCCAGGGCACGTTCGATGAAGGGACCTGGCGCAACACACCGCCCAAGGAACGCGCAGAGCTGATCAAGACGGTCGCCGAACGCCTCGCGGCGCGCACGGACGAACTCGCTGCGCTGCAGTCCCGGGAGAACGGCGCCACCATCCGCATCACCGGCGCACTGCATGTCGGTTTGTCCGCAGCGCAGCTGCAGTACGTAGCGGCGATCACCGAGGGCTACCCATGGGAGACCGAAGGTCCGGCGATCGAACCCGTCCCGGCGAACGGTCTTGTGGTCCGGCAGCCGATCGGTGTGGTCGCCGCGATCGTTCCATGGAACATTCCACTGCTGACCACGGTGTGGAAGATCGGTCCCGCATTGGCAGCAGGGAATTCGGTGGTGCTGAAGCCCGATGAGCATGCGCCGATCTTGCCGATCGAGCTGGCGCGAGAATTCGACGCCGCCGGATTGCCGCCCGGCGTGCTGAACGTCGTGACCGGAGACGGTGAACCGGTCGGGGCACACCTGGCGGGGCATCCCGGCGTACGCAAGGTGGCGTTCACCGGGTCGACCGCCGTCGGTAAGAGCATCCTCCGCCAGTCCGCCGATACCATCCGCCGCGTCACGCTGGAACTCGGAGGCAAGGGCGCCAACATCATTCTGGACGACGCCGATATCGACATGGCCGTCGACGGTGCGTTGTTCGCGTGCATGGCCAACAACGGCGAGGCATGCGAGGCAGGCACCCGGTTGCTGATTCCCGCCGAACGACGCGACGAGATCGTGGACAAACTGATCGCTCGCGGCTCGACACTGCGGCTCGGCGATCCGCTGCACCCCGCAACGCACGTCGGACCGATCATTTCGGCGCACCAGCGCGACCGAATAGTCGAATACGTTCGCAACGCCGCCGCCGAGGGTGCCACCGTCGCTCTGGGCGGCTCGGTGCCCACCGGCTCCGGCTTCGACAAGGGCTATTGGTTTGAACCGACGATCCTCGTCGACGTCACCAACGACATGCGGATCGCGCGCGAAGAGGTTTTCGGCCCGGTGCTGACCGTGCTGACCTACAACTCGGAGGACCACGCGGTCCAGATCGCCAACGACACGAATTACGGCCTCTCTGCGGGCGTTTGGGGCAGCGAGCAGCGTGCACTGGCGATCGCGCGACGCCTCGATGCAGGCATGGTGTGGGTGAACAACTGGCACGTGATCCACCCGGCCTATCCGTTCGGCGGGTTCAAGGAGAGCGGGCTGGGCCGCGAGGGCGGTCCCGATGCGATCGACGAATACGTCGAGGAGAAGTTCATCTCACTGGATCGCTCCGGCGGAATCGAAAACAAAGCGTTCGCCATCGTCATCGATCCGGCGACGTGA
- a CDS encoding LuxR C-terminal-related transcriptional regulator, giving the protein MDFAELADRLAAASDEHTRTMDAARTRSGQDLSALLDALSRLRHDDLGADVVDVLDCAARELCQSAVFERVMVSRVDGSTWSPLQLYVLGGDGRVVVDVDAIGGGVDDFEIALLSPLVEAEVVRRKLPALVLDAAHEPRVHAPLLERTGTKEYVVAPVVANGVLVGLLHADRASDGRPLTELDRDLLRMFADGVGLVLERGHLAERERRQRRAVVEACQLARDFLEEFDLSASGSPLTSSEALSVTASSTRPDRESRLAHHREGSREGSRLSRLTAREREVLALLASGATNSQLADQLTVAESTVKSHVKHILHKLGAGNRAAAIACYLREVRDDERRPR; this is encoded by the coding sequence GTGGATTTCGCCGAGTTAGCCGACCGCTTGGCCGCCGCCAGCGATGAGCACACCCGGACGATGGACGCCGCGCGTACGCGCAGCGGTCAAGACCTCAGCGCCCTGCTGGACGCACTGTCGAGGCTGAGACACGACGACTTAGGCGCGGACGTAGTCGATGTCCTGGATTGTGCAGCGCGCGAATTGTGCCAATCGGCGGTCTTCGAGCGGGTGATGGTGTCGCGTGTGGATGGTTCGACGTGGTCGCCTCTGCAGCTTTACGTACTCGGCGGTGATGGCCGTGTCGTCGTCGACGTCGATGCCATCGGTGGCGGCGTCGACGATTTCGAGATCGCGTTGCTGTCTCCATTGGTGGAGGCCGAGGTCGTCCGTCGCAAGCTGCCGGCATTGGTCCTTGACGCAGCGCACGAGCCTCGCGTCCATGCTCCGCTCCTGGAGCGCACCGGCACAAAGGAATACGTCGTGGCACCCGTTGTCGCGAACGGTGTATTGGTCGGGTTGCTGCATGCCGACAGAGCCTCCGATGGCAGGCCGCTGACCGAACTCGATCGAGACCTGCTTCGGATGTTCGCCGACGGTGTTGGACTGGTCTTGGAACGCGGACACCTGGCGGAACGTGAACGCCGACAACGCCGCGCGGTGGTCGAGGCGTGCCAGCTGGCGCGGGACTTCCTGGAGGAATTCGACCTTTCTGCTTCTGGTTCGCCGCTGACATCGTCCGAAGCGCTAAGCGTGACGGCGTCGTCGACGCGGCCGGATCGCGAGAGCCGCTTGGCGCACCACCGTGAGGGAAGCCGTGAGGGAAGTCGACTCTCCAGACTCACCGCCAGGGAGCGCGAGGTGCTGGCGCTGCTGGCCAGTGGCGCCACGAACTCACAACTCGCGGATCAACTCACGGTCGCGGAGAGCACGGTGAAATCGCACGTGAAGCACATCCTCCATAAGTTGGGCGCAGGCAACCGCGCCGCGGCCATCGCCTGCTATCTGCGTGAGGTACGAGACGATGAACGGCGGCCGCGATGA
- a CDS encoding helix-turn-helix transcriptional regulator: MSVSMINDTARSLTASRAGSDWWSRELDLVERLRALRVRIDEMVGGTVSLPEIQWDVPWRSAETISNLTHVCIDRLRMCSANDVVHAKQLCDVILDLQQLAMDWYLHDIAMRGQRLADCAVGLSRLRGLPSSTALLDSACEELVLRCGFHRAVLSKVESSAWTPLMMHNRGQGENPSWFHEWTKQSVPLIGEAPEAEMLSRRRPSLVYDTATAPVYRPLIVQAGQSRSYVVAPVVLGADVVGFLHTDHHPLTRRVDDADRDVMWAFADGFSHLYERAVLIERLKTQRDSVRELFFGAIDRIDDLCQSDLEAARHTDSIEAVGDVPGRVPVGLTEREMEVFRLMANGASNHEIAEQLVITQGTVKSHVKHILRKYGAVNRAQAIAWALNGR; encoded by the coding sequence ATGAGTGTCTCCATGATCAACGACACGGCGAGGTCCTTGACGGCTTCCCGCGCGGGAAGCGACTGGTGGTCGCGCGAGTTGGACCTGGTGGAACGACTGCGCGCCTTACGTGTACGGATCGACGAGATGGTCGGCGGGACTGTTTCGTTACCCGAAATCCAATGGGACGTGCCGTGGCGATCCGCCGAGACGATTTCGAACCTGACACATGTGTGCATCGACCGGTTGCGCATGTGCTCGGCAAATGATGTGGTGCACGCGAAGCAACTCTGCGATGTGATCCTCGACCTGCAACAGCTGGCGATGGACTGGTACCTGCACGACATCGCGATGCGTGGTCAGCGGTTGGCCGATTGCGCGGTGGGACTGAGCAGACTCAGGGGTCTGCCCAGTTCCACGGCGCTGCTTGACAGCGCCTGCGAAGAATTGGTGCTGCGGTGCGGATTTCACCGAGCGGTGCTGTCGAAGGTCGAAAGCTCCGCGTGGACTCCACTGATGATGCACAACCGGGGCCAGGGGGAGAACCCCTCCTGGTTTCACGAGTGGACAAAGCAGTCGGTACCTCTGATAGGAGAAGCTCCTGAGGCCGAGATGCTGTCACGGCGCCGGCCGTCACTGGTCTACGACACCGCGACCGCACCGGTCTATCGGCCGCTCATCGTGCAGGCGGGTCAGTCGCGATCCTATGTGGTTGCCCCGGTGGTGCTGGGTGCCGACGTGGTCGGGTTCCTGCACACCGACCATCACCCGTTGACCCGCAGGGTCGATGACGCGGACCGGGATGTCATGTGGGCGTTCGCAGATGGGTTCAGCCATCTGTATGAGCGCGCCGTTCTCATCGAACGCCTCAAGACCCAACGCGACAGTGTGCGTGAATTGTTCTTCGGTGCCATCGATCGCATCGACGACCTCTGCCAGTCGGATCTGGAAGCGGCGCGTCACACGGACTCCATTGAGGCCGTCGGCGATGTGCCCGGCCGGGTACCTGTCGGACTCACCGAACGGGAGATGGAGGTGTTTCGTCTGATGGCAAATGGGGCCAGCAATCACGAAATCGCCGAACAGCTCGTCATCACCCAGGGCACGGTGAAGTCACACGTCAAACACATCCTGCGAAAGTACGGTGCGGTCAATCGCGCACAAGCTATCGCATGGGCGCTCAACGGTCGGTGA